Genomic segment of Dromiciops gliroides isolate mDroGli1 chromosome 3, mDroGli1.pri, whole genome shotgun sequence:
GCAGAATGATAATCATTTAACTTTCCAGGGTCATagtttcataatctgtaaaatgagctggagaaggaaatggccaactacttcACTAACTTtgccaacaaaaacccaaatggggtcaccaagagttggacactactcaaaaatgactgaacaacaacaacaaaaaaatgaggcTCAACTAGCTGACCTTTGAGGGCCATCAAAATCTTTGATGCTACAGAAAGGGTGGCTATCTTGGCAGTCAGAGGGCATGAGCTGAATCTTAGCATTGCCATTTTACcacatatgaccttgggcaaatcacttaaatcctTTAAGCtacagtttcttcatatgtaaaatgaggggactagattaaatggcttctaaggttcttttcagcaCCAAATCTCTATACATACACACGAATGTATGTGTaaagtatacacacatgtaatatgtacatatgcacacataatgCACTAAAAGCCACTCACAAAATTCATGCAAACCTGACATGATATGCCCCTACTTAGCTTTATGCAAAATTTTACCTATTAGGCCACACCTTGGCATAGTGATACAAATTTTCACACAAAACTATCATCTGTTTTAAAATTGTGATTCTTAAAAGATTGAACATCAGCCAGAGTTTGGACTTAAgtttttatatatcttgtatgtgtgtgtatgtatatattccacatgtatacatgcttatgcatgtttatatatgtgtagatCTATACGCacctctatatatacacatatatttatataacagatGTATAAAATCAATTATTAACTCTTCACATCCTGCAATGAacatatgcaaagaaaaaaatgcagaatttCAAAGAACTGAACAGATGGGCTCTTGATAGAGGTAGAGTAGAAGAATAACTTTAGCAGAAGAGAGTGCAGTCTGACAAGTGAGGAGAAGAATgtggaagaaaaataagaaatgaacagaactGGAGTGATACATTTCTTACCAGGTGTTGCCAATTTGTAATGAAACATACAGTTCTCATGCAAAGAACCTGAATTATGTCCTTGATGTGAACAAACCACCATTGTGGTTAACACTGCAGCACCCATCTCTAGATTCATACCCAAAGAGAATACTTCTCACAAAGAAATAGCTCTTACAAAGGCCTGACTGAATGTCCTCTCACTCTATTACAGACTGACTatgttaccttgggtaagtcacttaaatctctttaGCCATAGTAAGCCCTTCTTAGGTTCTCCAAATACCTACAATCCTTGGTAGTAATAGCTAGTGAAAAAATAACCAGGCCAGGAAAACAGAAAGCATGGATTTGAGACTCAACTTTgccatttagtagctgtgtgaatttgggtAAATCTGTGTCTTAGTCTCCACATCTGGCAACTGGATGAATAAATTGTCCTTTATATGTATATGATAGCTTAAGTCCACACTTTGAATCATGTTTAAtcatgaaggaagaaaatttttaaataaccaaTACTTGTATGTGAAAATTGCTATTCATTTGAAAAGGTGAGCCGCTATAAATAAATCTAGGAACCTTTTAATCTGTCAGCTACTTACTCTGGAGAGTCACTGCAAAAATATAGGTCTGAAAAAATAGGTCTgctaaagcacttcataaacaaaaattgtctttattaaaattattaatgttTCATCATAATCAGGTGCAAATCCACTTGCTATGATACCACTGCTCCCCACACTCATTACATATGACATAGGTCATCATTTGTTCATCTGGGTTTGCCCTGAGAACCCAACTTGGAAGGAAAAGTGTTCCTCTGGTAATCGTGGTGACCTTGCAATTAAATTTCTCGCAACgcctacattttattttgtttgtttgtgtgccATCAGCCGCTTGAGGAAGATAATGTTCTTGTATACACGACTCTGTGTATGAAGCCCTCAACTGCTTTAATTCATCACCTGCCATTTCCATGACTGTCATTTCAGCAAATTCTTTTGGAGACAAATTCCCAGAAAACAGATTTTGTTGTAAATGAGGATTTTTTCGGTTTTTCAAATTTGAGACTTTGCTTCTGATGCAATTCTTGTATTTTCTGAGATTTTTTGAATAGAGTGCAAAAACACACTCCTCAATTTCTCTTGCCAATTTGTGCCAGCAATCAGTTTTCTGTTGGTCGGTGGCACAAGTAACTAAGGCTCCATAAAGAAGTTCTACACATTTAGCTCTTGTGGGATCTTCATGCCAAGCTGATCTGCTGCCAGTGGATTTAGGGTCATGACTCCCAAAATGTTCTTCTGGGGCAGCACTGTTTTCTGGCACGATCCTTTCAACATCTTTTGCAACATCTTGGGGTAGTGACACAGAGTTAGAATTTGCTATTTCTAATATTTGTTCTTGACTTGGGTATGGGGAATTTTCTTCTTGAACTAGACTAACAAGTTCAGTGTTTTCCTTAGTATCtttgagataaaaattggaactattCATTGGTTGAAAACACTgatttttataaagtgttttccatTTGGACAGTAAACACTTGGCTCTCTTTTTGAAAACCACTATAGGGCAATGTTTCAAAACTCTGTATACAGCTCTCACAATATCTGTTTCTTGGAGATGCTCTATATTCATGTGAAAAGTTTCTAGCTCAGTCAGGTGATCTCCAAGATCTTGGAAATTCTTTTCTGTCAATAGCTGCTCAATAATTGAAGCTTTGATAGCTGCTTTTTTCTTGGTCTTGTCAGACATCTTTATACctgaaaagaaaggggagggggagagcaatgataattactttttaaagttaaaaattagttttttaCATGCTAACAaaacattgttttcattattattcctGAGAAAAATTCAAGGCTGAATGTTGGTTGAAAACAGTTCTTTTTATAAAGTCTTTTCCACTTTTGTATTCTTTTCTGAACAACTGGTATTTTTTGAAACAGAAGTTATGAAACATAATAAAGTACAATAAAGCTTCAGATATGAAAATGTGAAATCTGGTACACAAAAGGTTATGATTTATAGTATTAAAGAACCAATGGAAAGAGGTTTTTAACTCTTCAGCATTAACAATTATTTaagcctcacttaaaaaaaaaaaaaaaaaaaagtaaaaaggggcagctaggtggcgcagtggatagagcaccggccctggagtcaggagtacctgagttcaaatccggcctcggacacttaacacttactggctgtgtgaccctgggcaagtcacttaaccccaattgcctcacttaaaaaaaaaaaaaaaaaaaaaaaaaaaaaaaccaattatttAAGTAAAATATGCCAGATAATAATCTGGCcgctttccacctctaaatctacaaCTCAGTAGTCTAGATCAACAGTAGACAATTCATATGATTGTCAGGATGCTAGATAATATCATTTCCATAATGTTGAGTAGCACTGAACTATTTTCTCAGAGAGCCAGATGATTTTTATGAAGTTCCTCGGTTgccatatttctcattttaatgtaatcattatttttaatcaCAAGAGGGAGCTATAatattgaaaattaaagaaaggtttcaAAATTTTACAGCTCAAGGCAGTATTTTATCACTACTTTATTTCACAACTTGGAATAAGTAacttgcaattaaaaaaaacaaaaccaggatcAAAAGTCTtagctacttaaaaaaaaaaaatcaggatttaAAGACTCAAAGTAAATTCACTAACATCAATGAAGGAGTGCCAGATTACTTAGgagttttccctttccttcaagtATGGAAGAGTCCAGTGCCCAACAAATAAAGTTTGGTAATATTTGTTCTGCCACAGAGGAAAATTTCATCAAACTGTAGTTACAGAGATGTCTTCTGTAGAGTTAATAAAAAAGCATGATAACGGAAAGGATTGAAAAATGAGACAGGTAAAGGTTTCTACTGAATGTTTAAATCATTATTCTCAGTACAAGGGAAATAAAAGTTTTTCAGCATGGCACACCAAATATTACATATGTACTGTAATTCATAGAACACGAGTTTTGATTTGGTTACTgtcagataaagaactgatcaatgcaaatataaaatatcctATGAAAGCTTAGATAAAACACTTGCTCTTGGGCCAGACTTGATCAACAAAGAGTCACTGAAATTCTTTAGGGAATTTCAAGGTAAATACTAGAGTTGTTCCAGACCTCTACACAGCTATCCCTGGTCAATGATGACAACAGTATGGCATACCAGCAAAacttatttccttccctattATCAATCTATAGTCTATAGTTTTTACTTAATTCAAGATTTACTGTGTGGAGGGAACAACATTTATCTCATCACATGATCTGCTGGgcgaaacaaaggaaaaattattGTAGCAGTGTTCTTTAATAGTCAGAAGAGACCTGTCTTTGGATTCTGGCTCTGATCATTACTTGCTGTGTGAATAGTTTCTTAATCGctatgtgtctcagtttcttcttctgcaaaatagCGATAATACCTACAGTAAAAAGCACTGTAGAATAGAGGGGCTAGGGCGCTGGTTTCAAAGTCAAGAAGAAGAgttaggttgggggcagctaggtggctcaatggataaggcactagccttggattcaggaggacctgagttcaaacccagcctcagacccttactagctgtgtgaccctgggcaagtcacttaaatcccattgccctgcaaacaaaacaaaacaaaacaataaataaataaataaataaataaaaaagaagaagatttaGGTTTAAGTCctccctctgacacacactggctacatgaccttgggaaagtcacttatcctcttagTGCCCCATGCAGCAAGTTACAgagtaaagcttcttaaactgtggatcatgaaCCCCTATATGggttcatgtaactgaatgtgggggctgcAAAAAATCtggccacagtaaaaggttatgtatacctattttatatacctctatatcCGGGGTTGCtttaaaatttctctggtgaaaaggggtcatgaatggaaaaagtttaagaagccctggggtAGAGCAGCTGTAGATTTGCGTTGGTAAAGAGAGTTTCTTCATTGGGagtaagtcaacaagaatttaataagcacttactggGTGCCAGGCTTTGTACtcagctgggaatacaaagaatgggaaaagacAGCAGTCTCTGTCGTCAAGGAGTTCCCTACACTAAACTCATGGCTGAGGTTGTCGTTGCTATtcagttgttcttcagttgtgtaTGACCCTGTGGGGATTTcgttggcaaagacactggagtggtttgccatttccctctccagctcattttacagatgagtaaactgagacaaacagggttaagtgacttgcccagggtcacacagctattacatatctgaggccacatttgaactgagaAGCCAAGTCTTCCCGACTTCATGCCTCACACttcactcactgtgccacctagctggccaagGGTGAGGACTtcatgacaaaaatattttatagcgcctacctacttcacagggctgttgttaGGACAAAATGAGTAATGTAATGCTGTTTACACACTTTGAAGTACTAtttaaatgtcaattattttaattcattatttaaatTGTTGGGAGTTCTCCTTCTAATGACCCCGACTACATCTCCTCAAAGAGTGAGTAGGTTTTCACAAGCTTCTTGGACTAAAAAAATTCATTGCCCTGTGACTCCTGATGATCAAGCTGACTATGAACGTCTTCCCACCTTACTAGGCTAGTCCTTGGATGACAAATACATAAGACAGTCCATTACCAGGCCCATATCTGAAGCCTTTTCAGTTTGGTAAGACCTCACAGAGGATGTGCAATGGTGTCATtgactttgagaacccagggttaTCTCCCTATCATGACAAAGCATCACAGTAGAGACTTATCCTAAGCAATATTAAATTCCTTCTATACACTGACACAGGTGAGAAATAATGCTGTAGTTGGAATCGGGAGAGACGGGTTGAATCTTGTCTCCAAAATAAACAGCTATATATCAGCAAATATCActcactgtaaaatgaaaatacctGTACAGTACTTACTCACAGGGttggtatgaggatcaaatgaatttatatatatgtatgtatatatatatatatatatatatatatatcttttaaagaCTAGATAAATATCagcattttcccctttgtttatagTTTGATTTCTTTTAGTTTAGTTTCGTTTTAGTTATTAGATTCATGGCAAGGTAAATAGTCAGTGGCTGCTGGCACAAGGAGAAATAGTACTTGCATTGTGCCAAAACAGTGGTTACATACTTAATAGGTGCTCAAGAGAACTATAAAACTATAGTTTTATATACATAACCAATTCACTGGAGTACACAAAGCAATAGAGGGTGTTTGAGAATTACTGCAATTTATGTCAACATTTTATCACATTGAAACTGTCATCTAGCTCTATTTTGACAAGAATACAACAAATATCTGTTAGACACAGGAATCAGACCCAAACCATCAATCAGCTAAACTTACTGAATGTTTTGATGCAACAGTTGAAGAATTAAAGTCTGGTGGACTGCAGGTATGTTTCTGCtgattaaattaatttaacttcTATATTCTTCAGTTTCTGAATCTATAAAGGGAACTAGAGTAGTTACCTTCTAAAGTTCCTTatggctttaaatctatgagcACTTACATCGTGTTGAAATCAGGCATAGCCAAATTCAACTATCATTAAATGTgtgaatacatttaaaaattatgtgaATACATTGTTGTAAGATGAttttttcattaaagataatgagaaTTTCCTTGACTTTATGAATAGTAattaagttttgggtttttttttgattATACATAGTATCAGTTTGTTTTTTCAAGAGATTTATTTAACTTTGTCTGGTGAATTGCTTCCCCACCACATATGCTCAAATGTGTAATAACTATTGTATAATTATAAATAACTGCATAATTTACTTCAGAAGGAAACTGGGATTAACAAATAGTGGTATTTTAGGGAGACAAAAAATAATCTAAATGTAGACTGAAGAAATAAGTAAAGACCAAAGAAGTAAGGTCAGAGGAATCCTAGATTTAAAATAGATTggataaaattagaagaaaatgagaatattatgaagtacaaaatggatgattttggttacattaaattaaaaaggttttgtacaaacagaagcaatgcatccacaattagaagggagacagaaaactgggaaacaatttttgtagccagtacgtctggtaaaggcctcatttctaaattatatcaagaactaaatcaaatttataagaatccaagtcattccccaattgagaaatggtcaaaggatatgaacaggcagttttctgatgaagaaaccaaagctatctattcccatatgaaaaaatgctctaaatcactattgatcagagaaatgcaaattaaaacaactctgaggtaccacctgacacctgtcagattggctaatataacaaaaaaggaaaataataaatgttggagaagctgtggaaaaattggaacactaatgcattgttggtggagctgtgaacatatccaaccattctggagagcagtttggaactatgcccaaagggctataaagctttgcagtccctttgacccagcaataccactattaggtctttttcccaaagagatcataaaaaagggaaaagaacccacatgtacaaaaatatttataagttgctctttttgtggtggcaaggaactggaaattgaggggatgcccatcaattgaggaatggctgaacaagttgtggtatatgaatgtaatggaatactattgtgctgtaagaaacgatgagcaggcagatttcagagaaacatggaaggacttgcatgaactgatgatgagtgagatgagcagaaccaggagaacattgtacacagtatcaacaacattgtgtgttgatcaactgtgatagacttgattcttctcagcaatacaatggtccaagatagttccaaaggactcatgttggaaaatgctcttcaaatccaaaaaaaacaactgttcaatctagatgcagattgaaccatactatttcaattgtttttgttgttgttgtttttcttttttgaggtttttcctttttgctctgattcttctctcataacataatagttgcaaaaatatgtttaaagtgattgtacatatataactatatcagattacttgctgtctgggggaggggggagggagaaaaatttgaaaccagaaatcttataaaaacaattgtcaaaaactatctctaattgtaactggaaaataataaaatatttatatggaaaaaattagaagaaaatatacagTTTGGCAAAGTCTTTGCATTAAACATCTCTAATAAAAGTCTAAcaccttatctataaaatctaTCAAGTACTGACGAAAATTTACAAGTCATTTCCAATAGACAAGTGTTAAAGCATATGAACCgttttcaaaagcaaaaatacaccCTCCTATCAAAAAGCATCTAAAAAACTTATAAATCATGAAtactgaaaaatgaaattttttaaaagtttgaaaatgggtacatgatttacacataaagggtgataccataaacaatgtcagatttatggaaagaggaagaatttaggaccacagaagaaatagagagcaaaacaaaatagaaaatagaaaattttgattatgtaaaattaaaaaggttttgaacaaacaaaacttatgtaaccaagattataagggaagcagaaaactggaaaagaatttttgcaaaaagtatctctcataaaggcctcatttctgaaatatatagcaaactgagtcaaatttataaaaatacaagtcattccccaattgataaatggtcaaaggatatgaacaggcagttttcagacaaagaaatcaaagctatctataatcacatgaaaaaatgctctaaatcactactgatcagagaaatgcaaattaaaacaactctgaggtaccacctcacacctatcagagtggctaatatgacaaaaacggaaaatgataaatgttggagaaggtgtgggaaaactgggtcactaatgcattgttagtggaatagtgaactgattcaagcattctggagagcaatttggaactatgcccagaggaactataaaactatgcataccctttgacccagcaataccacttctaggtttatctcccaaagacatccaaaaaagggggaaaggacctatttgcacaaaaatatttatagtagctctttttgtggtagctaagaattggaaatcaaagggatgcccatccattgggccgaacaagctgtggtatatgatggtgatggaatattattatgctataagaaatgacaagcaagataatttcagaaagtcctggaaagacttgtatgaactgatgtatatatagtaaagtaagcagaaccaagagactgttgtacatagagacagcaatattgtttgatgaagaactgtgagtgacttaactattctcagcaatacaatgatccaagacaatcccaaaggactaatgaagcatactacccacctccaaagaaagaagtgatattgattgaacacagactgaagcatgctatttctgactttctttcattttttcttttattcaagttttcttgtacaaaatgactaatatggtaatgttttacataactgcttATTGtttcagagaggggggagggaggaaaggatggaataaaatttgaaactcaaaactataaataaaaatgtttattattagaaaaaattttaaaagtttgagtatCACCTCAAACTCATCAAATTAGCAATGATAATGAGATTTGGAAAATTCAACATTAGAACAACTGTATGAAGAATCACAGTAACTGAAATTAGTTGAGTAGTGAGtcagtccaactattctggaagaCAATCTGGACTTATATAGAAAAGTTACAAAATTGTCCATACTTGTTGACAAAGAGGTCCTACTAGGATTACATCCCAAGTTAATGATAGAGAGATGAGGCTcattacacaaatatttataacagaatTATTTCTGAGCACAAAAAAGTCTAGAAATATGTACTGAatgatttgggggggagggagagaacagaTGAACAACTGTAATTTGTGAGTGTAATAGAATCTGTATTATATAATGATtattatgaagaattcaaagaaacataggCAAATTTTTATGAAGtgaaaaagagcaaagaaaatagagccaaaggaacaatatacacaatgactacaacaaagtAAATAATGACAAACCTCAAAAGGCAACAAAAGTCTAGGCAAATAAAACCACTCCGGTTGGTATCATATTAGGAAAGTTAAAGTACAACATCCTTCCTTCCTGTTAATCAGAAAGACTATGGGACTGTACTATCAAAAGCAATCAAGCTATTAGATAGTTTTCATTGGTTGTTTTGGTGTAaattacaaagtgattttccaaaagccaAGTTTGACCCTACTCCACAAACTCTAGAAGCTTCCCATGACCCCTAGAACCAACTATAGattctctgtttgacatttaaatctcttcaaaACCTGGTCCCTTTATATCTTTATACCTTTCCTTGTTCTATGAACTCTATGATGCAGACATACTAGCCTATTTGCTATTTCACTTCGTGTCTCCAACTTTTTACAAGGGCTGTTTAGAGgtttgaaatgcttttttttcttctaatttctgcCTTTCAAAATCCTGAATACCCTCCAGCCTCAGCTCCAGTGCCATGTTCCATATGAAGCCTTCCTGAGAGTTTACTCATCAAAATGACTCTAATCATTTTGTATATGCTCTGTATATTCTATGTTGCCTCCCTgtttagaaggtaagctccttaaCGATAGGAgctgtttcccttttgtttttgtgtctggAACATaacaattgcttaataaattcttcctgaTTGGTGGGGAGAGAAACTCTGCTTTGAAGTATCTGTTgtgtcaaaacaaaaaataccattttttaaTACACTGGACTCAGAAACCTAGGCATAGCCATCTAGTGTTAGGGAACTCCATAATAACTGGACGAGCCATATACTGTTAAGTATGCTATAGATCTGTAGTTG
This window contains:
- the TCEANC gene encoding transcription elongation factor A N-terminal and central domain-containing protein, which codes for MSDKTKKKAAIKASIIEQLLTEKNFQDLGDHLTELETFHMNIEHLQETDIVRAVYRVLKHCPIVVFKKRAKCLLSKWKTLYKNQCFQPMNSSNFYLKDTKENTELVSLVQEENSPYPSQEQILEIANSNSVSLPQDVAKDVERIVPENSAAPEEHFGSHDPKSTGSRSAWHEDPTRAKCVELLYGALVTCATDQQKTDCWHKLAREIEECVFALYSKNLRKYKNCIRSKVSNLKNRKNPHLQQNLFSGNLSPKEFAEMTVMEMAGDELKQLRASYTESCIQEHYLPQAADGTQTNKIKCRRCEKFNCKVTTITRGTLFLPSWVLRANPDEQMMTYVICNECGEQWYHSKWICT